One genomic window of Pagrus major chromosome 22, Pma_NU_1.0 includes the following:
- the LOC141017788 gene encoding MAP/microtubule affinity-regulating kinase 3-like isoform X5, producing the protein MSTRTPLPTVSERDAENHTSVDDGRGQVPSRSIRSARCKTSSSTADEMPHVGNYRLLKTIGKGNFAKVKLARHVLTGREVAIKIIDKTQLNPTSLQKLLREVRIMKILNHPNIVKLFEVIETEKTLYLMMEYASGGEVFDYLVAHGRMKEKEARAKFRQIVSAVQYCHQKHIVHRDLKAENLLLDADMNIKIADFGFSNEFTVGGKLDTFCGSPPYAAPELFQGKKYDGPEVDVWSLGVILYTLVSGSLPFDGQNLKELRERVLRGKYRVPFYMSTDCENLLKRFLVLNPGKRGTLEQIMKERWINTGSDEDELKPFIEPELDIRDQKRIDVMVGMGYSREEINDSLTKMKYDDITATYLLLGRRAAEVEASDSSSSSSISLLKPRPSPAHLLTQRSSSSSSKQRRYSDQV; encoded by the exons ATGTCCACCAGGACCCCGCTGCCCACCGTCAGCGAGCGGGACGCAGAGAAC CATACCTCAGTGGATGATGGGCGTGGTCAGGTGCCGTCCCGCTCCATTCGCTCCGCTCGCTGTAAAACATCTTCGTCCACGGCGGACGAGATGCCGCATGTCGGAAATTACCGCCTGCTGAAGACCATCGGGAAGGGAAACTTCGCCAAAGTCAAACTGGCTCGACACGTCCTCACAGGACGAGAG GTGGCGATTAAAATCATTGATAAGACCCAGCTGAACCCCACCAGCCTCCAGAAG ctccTCAGAGAAGTCAGAATAATGAAGATCTTAAATCATCCAAACATTG tgaagctgtttgAGGTGATCGAGACAGAGAAGACTCTGTACCTGATGATGGAGTATGCCAGTGGAG gTGAAGTGTTTGACTACCTCGTAGCTCATgggaggatgaaggagaaggaggccAGAGCTAAATTTagacag atAGTGTCTGCAGTTCAGTACTGTCATCAGAAGCACATCGTTCACAGAGACCTGAAG gcAGAGAACCTCCTCCTGGACGCTGATATGAATATAAAGATAGCCGACTTTGGCTTCAGTAACGAGTTCACTGTCGGTGGGAAACTGGACACTTTCTGTGGTTCTCCTCCGTACGCTGCTCCTGAACTCTTCCAg ggtaAGAAGTATGATGGTCCAGAGGTGGATGTGTGGAGTCTGGGTGTGATCCTCTACACTCTGGTCAGTGGATCTCTGCCGTTTGATGGACAGAACCTGAAg GAGCTCAGAGAGCGGGTTCTGCGTGGTAAATATCGTGTTCCCTTCTACATGTCGACTGACTGTGAGAACCTGCTGAAACGTTTCCTGGTGCTGAACCCGGGGAAACGAGGAACTCTGGAG CAAATCATGAAGGAACGCTGGATCAACACAGGTTCTGATGAAGACGAGCTGAAGCCCTTCATCGAGCCGGAGCTGGACATCAGAGACCAGAAGAGGATCG acgtGATGGTGGGGATGGGGTACTCCAGAGAGGAGATCAACGATTCGCTCACCAAGATGAAgtatgatgacatcacagccaCCTACCTGCTGCTGGGACGCAGGGCTGCTGAG gTGGAGGCGAGCGACTCGTCGTCCTCCAGCAGCATCTCTCTGCTCAAACCTCGACCATCTCCTGCTCACCTCCTCACCCAgcgatcctcctcctcctcctccaaacaGAGGAGGTACAGCGACCAAG TCTGA